In the Leptolyngbya sp. FACHB-261 genome, TAACAACTTTGATCTGATGTATGAGCAGATCAAGGCGCTGAAGGAAGGCACTGCCATTGACAAACCAATCTACAACCACGAAACCGGTCTGCTCGATCCTCCAGAGCGGGTTGAGCCCAACCGTGTTGTGGTTATCGAAGGTTTGCACCCCCTCTACGACGAGCGCGTTCGTTCGCTGCTAGACTTCAGCGTTTACCTGGATCTGAGCGATGAAGTGAAGGTCGCCTGGAAGATCCAACGGGACATGGCCGAGCGGGGTCACTCCATGGAAGATGTCATGCAGGCGATCAATGCCCGGAAGCCGGACTTTGATGCCTATATTGACCCCCAGAAGCAACATGCGGATGTGGTCATCCAAATCCTGCCCACCGAGTTGATCAAGAACGACACTGAGCGCAGAGTGCTTAAGGTTCGCCTGATTCAGCGCGACGGCATTGAAGGCTTTGAACCGGCTTACCTGTTCGATGAGGGCTCCACCATTCACTGGACCCCCTGCGGACGCAAGCTCACTTGCTCCTACCCTGGCATCAAGATGTTCTATGGCCCAGATGTCTATCATGGCCAGAGCGTCTCGGTGCTCGAAGTTGATGGTCAGTTCGACAAGCTGGAAGAAGTGATCTACCTGGAGAACCACCTCAGCAACCTCTCCACCAAGCACTACGGCGAAATGACTCAACTGCTGCTCAAGCACCCCGGTTACCCCGGTTCCAACAACGGCACTGGCCTGTTCCAGGTCATTGTTGGCTTGAAGATGCGCGCGACCTACGAGCGCCTGATCGCTCCCGCCGAAGCTACCTCGCAACTCACGTCCGCCCGCGCTTAATTGCTTAATGGCATTGAGCCGTGACCCATGAGTTACGACCAATCTGAAATGATAAGGGTGGACCGAAGGGTCTGCCCTTTATCGTTTGTTCTTGTTCGTTTGCTTGGCCTCGTTTGTTCTGGTTCGTTTGTTTTGGCTCGTTTGCTGGGTTTAGCTTGTTTTGGCTAGC is a window encoding:
- a CDS encoding phosphoribulokinase; translation: MTTKPDRVVLIGVAGDSGCGKSTFLRRLTDLFGEEFMTVICLDDYHSLDRKQRKETGITALNPKANNFDLMYEQIKALKEGTAIDKPIYNHETGLLDPPERVEPNRVVVIEGLHPLYDERVRSLLDFSVYLDLSDEVKVAWKIQRDMAERGHSMEDVMQAINARKPDFDAYIDPQKQHADVVIQILPTELIKNDTERRVLKVRLIQRDGIEGFEPAYLFDEGSTIHWTPCGRKLTCSYPGIKMFYGPDVYHGQSVSVLEVDGQFDKLEEVIYLENHLSNLSTKHYGEMTQLLLKHPGYPGSNNGTGLFQVIVGLKMRATYERLIAPAEATSQLTSARA